Proteins from a single region of Mangifera indica cultivar Alphonso unplaced genomic scaffold, CATAS_Mindica_2.1 Un_0114, whole genome shotgun sequence:
- the LOC123207889 gene encoding protein SMALL AUXIN UP-REGULATED RNA 10-like, giving the protein MNDNGGVKLTGIRQIVKLKEILQKWQSVTLGPKPSNSHSNPSRGEISPVIDKRLTNVMSCDSDEDGCHSPEPPPDVPKGYLAVYVGLELRRFIIPTSYLSHSVFKLLLEKAEEEFGFDHCGGLTLPCEIETFKYLLKCIENQKDHQDDNSAADSLAI; this is encoded by the exons ATGAATGACAATGGTGGCGTCAAGTTGACTGGAATACGACAGATTGTTAAGCTGAAGGAAATCCTCCAAAAGTGGCAATCTGTTACTCTTGGCCCCAAACCGAGCAACTCTCATTCTAATCCAAGTCGTGGGGAAATTTCGCCAGTAATCGATAAAAGGCTGACAAATGTAATGTCTTGTGATTCAGATGAGGATGGCTGCCATAGTCCTGAACCACCACCTGATGTTCCTAAAGGCTATTTGGCAGTTTATGTGGGGCTAGAGCTTCGGAGGTTTATAATTCCCACCAGCTATCTTAGCCACTCTGTGTTTAAGCTTCTCTTGGAGAAGGCTGAAGAAGAGTTTGGGTTTGATCATTGTGGCGGGCTCACACTTCCTTGTGAGATCGAGACCTTCAAGTATCTCCTGAAGTGCATAGAGAATCAGAAGGATCACCAAGATGACAACTCAG CCGCAGATTCACTAGCTATTTGA
- the LOC123207888 gene encoding 2Fe-2S ferredoxin-like has protein sequence MLIPRLLRAGAWMVKELSKECHTCVSRAGCIRQQWQPLFSLQSEPKVYQGFIFQKYLHFSTTTANDASDEGSEQKDMISVTFVDKDGEEKNIKVPIGMSMLEAAHENDIELEGACEGSLACSTCHVIVMDVEQYNKLEDPTDEENDMLDLAFGLTDTSRLGCQIIARPELDGIRLAIPAATRNFAVDGYVPKPH, from the exons ATGTTAATTCCTAGGCTTTTGAGAGCTGGAGCATGGATGGTCAAAGAGCTGTCAAAAG AATGTCATACATGTGTATCTCGAGCAGGATGCATACGTCAACAGTGGCAACCTTTG TTTTCATTACAGTCAGAACCTAAGGTGTACCAAGGATTCATATTTCAGAAATATCTGCATTTTTCTACCACAACTGCTAACGATGCTAGTGATGAAGGCAGTGAACAGAAAGACAT GATAAGTGTGACATTTGTTGATAAGGATGGAGAGGAAAAGAACATTAAGGTTCCTATTGGAATGTCTATGTTAGAAGCGGCTCATGAGAATGATATAGAACTTGAAG GAGCATGTGAAGGCTCGCTTGCATGCTCGACATGTCATGTGATTGTTATG GATGTAGAGCAATACAATAAATTAGAAGACCCAACTGATGAGGAAAACGACATGTTGGATCTGGCTTTTGGGCTTACTGATAC GTCTCGACTGGGATGTCAAATCATCGCGAGGCCTGAACTTGATGGAATACGCTTGGCCATTCCTGCTGCCACTCGAAACTTTGCTGTAGATGGTTATGTACCAAAACCACACTAA
- the LOC123207887 gene encoding peroxiredoxin Q, chloroplastic-like → MASLTISNLSLPVSLPIQTPTTQSSSTFSVLSKSTQSQFYGLSLSYSSSVLIPSSTSFNTSIVAKVTKGQVPPEFTLKDQDGKNVSLSRFKGKPVVVYFYPADETPGCTKQACAFRDSYEKFKKAGAEVIGISGDDTSSHKAFAKKYRLPFTLLSDEGNKVRKDWGVPADLFGTLPGRQTYVLDKNGVVQLIYNNQFQPEKHIDETLKLLQSL, encoded by the exons atgGCTTCCCTCACTATCTCAAACCTCTCTCTCCCTGTTTCACTTCCCATTCAAACTCCTACAACCCAATCTTCTTCAACCTTCTCAGTTCTCTCAAAATCAACACAATCCCAATTTTATGGACTGAGTCTCTCTTATTCTTCCAGTGTGCTAATCCCATCTTCCACTTCATTTAACACTTCCATTGTTGCTAAG GTTACCAAAGGCCAGGTGCCGCCAGAATTCACATTGAAAGATCAGGATGGAAAGAATGTGAGCCTCTCCAGATTTAAGGGCAAGCCTGTGGTTGTCTATTTTTACCCTGCTGATGAGACCCCTGGCTGCACCAAacag GCATGTGCTTTCAGGGATTCATATGAGAAATTTAAGAAAGCAGGAGCTGAGGTTATTGGGATAAGTGGTGATGATACATCATCACACAAG GCATTTGCAAAGAAATACAGACTTCCTTTTACATTGCTGAGTGATGAGGGCAACAAGGTGAGAAAAGACTGGGGAGTGCCTGCAGATCTGTTTGGAACTTTGCCTGGAAGACAGACTTATGTTCTCGACAAAAATGGAGTGGTTCAGCTCATCTACAACAACCAATTCCAACCGGAAAAGCACATTGATGAGACCTTGAAGCTTCTTCAAAGCCTTTGA
- the LOC123207882 gene encoding uncharacterized protein LOC123207882: protein MNMLESPLEALAFDYVSFGIFGVVNNIWTWVAVVTAAVSFWKIKTQVKPALLQHRNDRNPSGSQQPVPEIPPAESSPARVELAASASPATASPSVGDVDGVTKGKFTLYYREEKEELDGEITAVEELWEDNFRGGEWWERMTRVRRAELGWYSYQDLTVVNGNIVRLWDECKIREKRSCCDQNAVFNVAF from the exons atgAACATGTTGGAATCTCCGCTTGAAGCTCTAGCCTTTGATTATGTCAGCTTCGGGATTTTCGGTGTAGTGAACAATATCTGGACGTGGGTCGCCGTCGTAACGGCCGCCGTTAGCTTCTGGAAGATCAAAACACAAGTGAAGCCGGCCCTGCTGCAACATCGAAATGATCGAAACCCAAGTGGGTCTCAACAACCGGTTCCCGAAATCCCCCCGGCTGAGTCGTCGCCTGCACGCGTTGAGCTGGCAGCTTCAGCTTCTCCAGCTACGGCTAGTCCTTCAGTTGGCGACGTTGACGGTGTGACAAAAGGAAAGTTTACGTTGTATTATCGTGAGGAGAAAGAGGAACTTGACGGTGAGATAACGGCAGTTGAAGAATTGTGGGAGGATAATTTCAGGGGAGGAGAGTGGTGGGAGAGAATGACGAGAGTGAGAAGGGCTGAGTTGGGATGGTATAGTTACCAGGATTTAACGGTGGTTAACGGCAACATTGTTAGGTTATGGGATGAGTGCAAGATCAGGGAAAAGAGGTCCTGTTGCG ATCAAAACGCAGTGTTTAATGTTGCATTTTAA